The Spirosoma radiotolerans genome has a window encoding:
- a CDS encoding alpha/beta hydrolase, protein MADSLPAHIQAERTTVTVQQPDSLQSVPLNRTVHLTIILPPNYHSTDIAYPVLYLNDGQDLSRLHMTSVLDSLYQKMAIRPFVLVGIHAGDRIQEYGTAARADYMNRGSKAALYTDFVLTELLPYIKKQYRVRTEPDQSVFAGFSLGGLSAFDIVFHHPERFSRAGVFSGSFWWRSKSTADGYRDETDRIMHDLVRKGAYHRNLKFWFETGTEDETSDRNNNGIIDAIDDTTDLMDELVKKGYHREQAIRYVEIKGGKHNQETWSAIMPDFLTWAFANE, encoded by the coding sequence ATGGCTGACTCTTTACCGGCTCATATCCAGGCTGAACGAACAACCGTAACTGTTCAACAGCCTGATTCGTTGCAGTCCGTTCCGCTCAATCGAACGGTCCATTTGACCATCATTCTGCCGCCCAATTACCATTCCACAGACATAGCATACCCTGTGCTTTACCTGAACGATGGGCAGGATTTATCCCGGCTGCACATGACCAGTGTGCTGGATTCACTGTATCAGAAAATGGCGATCCGTCCATTTGTATTGGTCGGTATTCATGCCGGCGACCGGATTCAGGAGTATGGCACGGCGGCCAGAGCTGATTACATGAACCGGGGCAGCAAGGCCGCGCTCTATACCGATTTTGTCTTAACGGAACTGTTGCCCTACATCAAAAAGCAGTATCGGGTACGCACGGAACCCGACCAGTCAGTGTTTGCCGGGTTTTCGCTGGGTGGATTATCGGCCTTCGATATTGTGTTTCATCACCCCGAGCGGTTTAGTCGGGCAGGCGTATTTTCGGGCTCATTCTGGTGGCGAAGTAAAAGCACCGCCGATGGCTACCGGGACGAAACCGACCGAATCATGCACGATCTGGTTCGCAAAGGAGCTTACCACAGGAATCTCAAATTCTGGTTTGAAACTGGTACCGAAGACGAAACCAGCGACCGGAACAACAACGGGATCATTGATGCGATTGATGACACCACTGACCTGATGGACGAGCTAGTCAAAAAAGGTTACCATCGGGAGCAGGCCATTCGCTATGTCGAAATAAAGGGAGGTAAGCACAATCAGGAAACCTGGAGCGCCATCATGCCCGATTTTTTGACCTGGGCATTCGCCAATGAGTAA
- a CDS encoding esterase family protein: MQEDYRKFYSHHLGRDIEMLVYGNWGYPIVLFPTSMGHYYEYKDFGLTETARWFVETGKVKLYCIDSIDRDSWYAKHLHPGTRIWNHVLYDRFLHEEFVPSVQRECNVQKIGVSGASFGGYHALNFAFRHPEQVGHLLTMGAAFDIRSFLGGYYDENVYFNNPPDFLPNAQNNEFYHMNIVLGTSEYDFCKDSNYQLSGILSRKGIRHQLDVTPWGNHDWPVWKDQFPRYLSMI, translated from the coding sequence GTGCAGGAAGATTATAGAAAATTCTATTCACACCACCTCGGGCGCGACATCGAGATGCTTGTGTATGGAAACTGGGGGTATCCGATCGTGCTTTTTCCAACTTCCATGGGGCACTATTACGAATACAAAGACTTTGGCCTGACCGAAACAGCACGCTGGTTCGTTGAGACGGGCAAGGTTAAATTATATTGTATCGATAGCATTGATCGCGATAGTTGGTATGCCAAACACCTGCACCCTGGCACCCGGATCTGGAATCATGTGCTCTACGACCGCTTTCTGCATGAGGAGTTCGTGCCGAGTGTTCAGCGGGAATGTAACGTTCAGAAAATTGGTGTTTCGGGCGCTTCCTTCGGCGGTTACCATGCCCTTAATTTCGCCTTCCGGCATCCTGAACAGGTCGGTCATCTGCTCACCATGGGCGCTGCCTTTGACATTCGTTCGTTTCTGGGTGGATATTACGACGAAAACGTGTATTTCAACAACCCACCCGACTTTCTGCCCAATGCCCAGAACAACGAGTTTTACCACATGAATATCGTGCTGGGCACATCAGAATATGACTTTTGTAAAGACTCTAACTACCAGTTATCCGGCATTCTCAGCCGAAAAGGTATTCGTCATCAGCTGGACGTTACGCCCTGGGGTAACCACGACTGGCCTGTCTGGAAAGACCAGTTTCCGCGTTATCTGAGCATGATTTAA
- a CDS encoding DinB family protein translates to MDALDRLTAYIDQVPTGLGNLSEAQITSQQPGKWSRKEILGHLIDSAINNLKRFTDAQFADGSYLVQPYNQDELVRVNQYQHVPLGQLLVLWQSLNRQILVVTRAIPEDTLRQPIQFSQINTKLKTLEWLINDYVAHLEHHLKTLL, encoded by the coding sequence ATGGATGCCCTCGACCGTCTTACCGCGTATATTGACCAGGTACCTACTGGTTTGGGTAACTTATCCGAAGCTCAGATAACGAGCCAACAACCCGGAAAGTGGTCAAGGAAAGAAATCCTGGGGCATCTGATTGACTCTGCCATCAATAACCTGAAACGGTTTACGGATGCCCAGTTTGCCGACGGTTCTTATCTGGTTCAGCCCTACAATCAGGATGAGTTGGTACGGGTGAACCAATACCAACATGTACCGCTGGGACAGCTACTGGTTCTTTGGCAAAGTCTCAATAGGCAAATTTTAGTCGTCACCCGCGCTATACCGGAGGATACCCTGCGCCAACCGATTCAATTTAGTCAGATCAATACGAAGCTCAAAACGCTGGAGTGGCTCATCAATGATTATGTCGCTCACTTAGAGCATCATCTGAAAACACTACTGTAA
- a CDS encoding ATP-grasp domain-containing protein, which translates to MSTKTKIGILFGQENTFPQAFVDRVNEKQSQFPAEFVSIDQVEQSVPTDYAVIIDRISQDVPFYKAFLKNAALTGTAVINNPFWWSADEKFFNNALAVQLGVPVPKTILLPSKERPDDTNHNSFRNLQHMDWDRIFNHIGFPAFMKPHAGGGWKSVYKVDNPDQMFKAYDETAQLVMLYQEAIDFTDYFRCYCIGGKDVRIMPYEPRNPHHLRYAAQMQTTGDAGKKLLATMTDYVLKLNHGLGYDFNTVEFAVRDGIPIAIDFCNPAPDADIHSVGQENFEWVVEAAANMAIDRAKKAKKGQDNLTWGTFVRNSVTHLAPAQSKEVKAPKTEKEPKAEKPKKGKK; encoded by the coding sequence ATGAGCACAAAAACCAAGATAGGCATCTTATTCGGCCAGGAGAACACATTCCCACAGGCATTTGTGGATCGCGTCAATGAAAAGCAAAGCCAGTTTCCGGCTGAGTTTGTCAGTATTGATCAGGTTGAACAAAGTGTGCCAACTGATTATGCCGTAATTATCGACCGGATTTCGCAGGATGTACCGTTCTATAAAGCGTTTCTTAAGAATGCCGCCCTGACCGGTACGGCCGTTATTAATAACCCCTTCTGGTGGAGTGCTGATGAGAAGTTCTTCAACAACGCACTGGCGGTTCAACTAGGAGTGCCCGTTCCAAAAACTATTCTGTTGCCGTCAAAAGAGCGGCCCGACGATACCAATCATAATTCGTTCCGCAACCTGCAACACATGGATTGGGATCGTATTTTCAACCATATTGGCTTCCCGGCTTTCATGAAACCCCACGCAGGTGGCGGCTGGAAGAGTGTCTATAAAGTAGATAACCCCGACCAGATGTTCAAGGCGTATGACGAAACAGCTCAATTAGTGATGCTGTATCAGGAAGCCATTGACTTCACCGATTATTTCCGATGCTATTGCATTGGTGGAAAAGACGTACGGATTATGCCTTACGAACCCCGCAACCCGCACCACCTGCGCTACGCGGCCCAGATGCAGACTACCGGCGACGCCGGTAAAAAGCTGCTGGCAACCATGACGGATTATGTGTTGAAGCTGAACCACGGACTTGGCTACGACTTCAATACGGTTGAGTTTGCTGTGCGCGATGGTATCCCAATTGCCATTGACTTCTGTAACCCTGCTCCCGATGCAGATATTCATTCGGTTGGTCAGGAAAACTTTGAGTGGGTCGTCGAGGCTGCTGCGAACATGGCTATCGACCGGGCGAAGAAGGCGAAAAAAGGCCAGGACAACCTCACCTGGGGCACATTTGTTCGCAACTCAGTGACGCATCTGGCACCCGCTCAGTCGAAAGAAGTAAAAGCACCCAAAACAGAGAAAGAACCCAAAGCAGAAAAACCGAAAAAGGGCAAGAAATAG
- a CDS encoding alpha/beta hydrolase family protein: MISSNQIVFYNNSILRLLTTTNDSLVYQPADYEVSINRITYQTTLDDGTPITASGIVYVPSQLASPQKAYPLLSFQHPTAYTDAEAPSGNNFASPNFTYPLYFATHGYIVACPDYIGYGLTDKLPHNYEHRQTLAQATVDMLLAAKEFLDKKDVTWTKKVFLTGYSEGGFATLSAQKLLEDAHIDDIELAGSSCGAGPYAMPAFFDYLTQKTTVGGGVANYIYIWETLSYDRIYGLKKPINYYFRSPYAEQIALSLDNARSITTSFDKICTDEFRADVLNPSSSFRQALSDNDLTNWSTQTPTQLIHSEQDEIIPFLNSQQAYTAMRQRGSSRLSLVALKTGFHVPTEIVFMSRSLSWFDQLKK, encoded by the coding sequence TTGATCAGCTCCAATCAGATCGTTTTTTACAACAACAGCATTCTCAGGCTTCTAACCACAACCAACGACTCGCTCGTTTATCAACCGGCTGACTACGAAGTAAGTATCAACCGAATTACGTATCAAACGACGCTTGATGACGGCACACCCATTACGGCATCGGGCATCGTGTATGTGCCCAGCCAGTTAGCAAGCCCTCAAAAAGCATATCCTCTGTTGAGTTTTCAGCACCCAACGGCCTACACGGATGCCGAAGCTCCATCGGGCAATAACTTTGCCTCACCAAACTTTACGTATCCGCTTTATTTCGCTACCCATGGCTATATCGTTGCCTGCCCCGATTACATTGGCTATGGGCTGACCGATAAGCTTCCTCATAATTATGAACATCGGCAAACACTGGCCCAGGCAACCGTCGATATGCTGCTGGCAGCCAAAGAGTTCCTGGATAAAAAAGACGTTACCTGGACAAAAAAGGTCTTTTTAACCGGCTATTCGGAAGGAGGTTTTGCTACGCTGTCCGCGCAGAAACTGCTGGAAGATGCCCATATAGATGACATTGAATTAGCGGGCTCAAGCTGCGGGGCTGGCCCATATGCTATGCCTGCTTTTTTTGACTACCTGACTCAGAAAACGACCGTTGGTGGTGGGGTAGCTAATTATATCTACATCTGGGAAACGCTCAGCTACGACCGTATTTATGGCTTGAAAAAACCAATTAACTATTACTTCCGGTCACCCTACGCCGAGCAGATAGCGCTATCACTCGATAACGCCCGGTCAATTACCACCAGCTTCGACAAAATTTGTACCGACGAGTTTCGGGCGGATGTATTAAATCCTTCCTCCTCTTTCAGGCAGGCACTCAGCGACAACGATCTGACCAACTGGTCGACCCAAACGCCTACTCAATTGATTCACAGTGAACAGGATGAGATCATCCCTTTTTTAAATTCGCAGCAGGCTTACACGGCCATGCGCCAGCGCGGATCATCGCGACTTAGCTTAGTTGCCTTGAAAACGGGGTTTCATGTGCCTACGGAGATTGTATTTATGAGTCGGTCGCTGAGCTGGTTCGATCAGTTGAAAAAATGA
- a CDS encoding TldD/PmbA family protein → MQRRDFIQLSGLGIGGLLTASIPVLGNAVSPEYLLEASGRGVGIDNAAKKRLADIALNAAKSKGATYTDVRIGRYLQQFVFTREAKVQNIANAESFGVGIRVIANGTWGFAATSDVTPQAIAKCAETAVAIAKANARLQTEPVQLAPQKGVGEVTWKTPIKKNAFEIPVQEKIDLLMKVNSEAMKNGAAFVTSNLFFVNEQKYFASTDGSYIDQDVHRIWPTFTVSAVDRAVGKFKTRDALSSPMGMGYEYLDGLASEKIAAPNGLVGYRNSYDMVEDAILGAKQAKEKLTAKTVQPGKYDLVLDPNHLGLTIHESVGHPTELDRVLGYEANYAGTSFATLDKWKTKNFNYGSKLVNIVADKTQPHTLGTVGYDDEGVPCKEWDLIKDGILVNYQAIRDQVAILGEKESNGCCYADNWDSVQFQRMPNVSLKAGSEKRSVFDMIKGVDKGIYIIGRGSYSIDQQRYNFQFGGQLFYEIKNGEIVGMLDDVAYQSNTQEFWNSCAQLCDKDDYRTFGSFFDGKGQPSQVSAVSHGSATTRFNGVNVINTGRKI, encoded by the coding sequence ATGCAAAGACGAGACTTTATCCAGTTGTCTGGCTTAGGCATTGGCGGTTTATTAACAGCGTCGATTCCCGTTCTGGGAAACGCTGTGTCGCCGGAGTACCTGCTTGAAGCAAGCGGCCGGGGCGTTGGCATCGATAATGCTGCAAAAAAACGACTTGCCGACATTGCCCTCAATGCAGCCAAAAGCAAGGGCGCTACCTACACCGACGTTCGTATTGGCCGCTATCTTCAACAGTTCGTGTTTACCCGTGAGGCCAAGGTTCAGAACATTGCCAATGCCGAATCCTTCGGGGTAGGCATTCGGGTCATTGCCAACGGAACCTGGGGTTTTGCCGCTACCAGTGATGTAACTCCACAGGCCATCGCCAAATGCGCTGAAACCGCCGTGGCGATTGCCAAAGCCAACGCCCGCCTACAAACTGAACCGGTGCAACTGGCTCCGCAAAAAGGTGTTGGTGAGGTTACTTGGAAAACCCCGATCAAGAAAAATGCTTTTGAGATTCCGGTTCAGGAGAAGATCGACCTGCTCATGAAGGTGAACAGCGAGGCCATGAAAAACGGGGCGGCCTTCGTGACCTCGAACCTGTTCTTTGTCAACGAGCAAAAGTACTTTGCCTCCACCGATGGTTCCTACATCGATCAGGACGTTCATCGCATTTGGCCAACGTTCACGGTGTCGGCGGTTGACCGGGCGGTGGGCAAGTTCAAAACCCGCGACGCGCTCAGCTCGCCGATGGGCATGGGCTATGAATACCTGGATGGCCTGGCGTCAGAAAAAATTGCCGCCCCGAACGGCCTCGTCGGTTACCGAAACTCCTACGACATGGTAGAAGATGCCATTCTGGGCGCCAAACAGGCAAAAGAGAAATTAACGGCCAAGACCGTGCAACCCGGCAAGTACGACCTCGTGCTTGACCCGAATCACCTGGGCCTGACCATTCACGAATCCGTGGGTCACCCAACCGAACTGGACCGGGTGTTAGGCTATGAAGCCAACTATGCCGGAACCAGTTTCGCCACCCTCGATAAGTGGAAAACCAAGAATTTCAACTACGGCAGCAAACTAGTCAATATTGTCGCCGACAAAACCCAGCCCCATACCCTCGGAACCGTTGGTTACGATGACGAAGGTGTTCCCTGCAAAGAATGGGATTTAATTAAGGATGGCATTCTGGTCAACTACCAGGCCATTCGCGACCAGGTGGCTATCCTGGGCGAAAAAGAATCGAACGGCTGTTGCTACGCCGATAACTGGGATTCCGTCCAGTTCCAGCGAATGCCAAACGTTTCCCTGAAAGCAGGCAGCGAAAAACGGTCGGTATTCGACATGATCAAAGGCGTCGACAAAGGCATATACATTATAGGACGAGGTTCGTATTCCATTGACCAGCAACGGTATAACTTCCAGTTCGGCGGACAGCTATTCTACGAAATCAAGAATGGCGAAATCGTTGGAATGCTTGACGATGTGGCGTATCAGTCCAATACGCAGGAATTCTGGAACTCCTGCGCCCAACTTTGCGACAAAGACGATTACCGCACGTTCGGTTCGTTCTTCGATGGCAAAGGGCAACCTTCGCAGGTCAGTGCCGTTTCACACGGCAGCGCCACTACCCGATTCAATGGGGTCAACGTGATCAATACAGGACGGAAAATATAG
- a CDS encoding TldD/PmbA family protein gives MAILTKEEAKKIIDKVLAYSKADEMSVSLTGGRTGNIRYARNSVSTSGESDNLALAVTAVFGKRSGTSTINEFDDASLEKTVRRAEEIAKLAPENPEYMPMLGPQKYLETSTYSENTAKIDPEFRAKAAFDSLDPCRQKNLTAAGYMEDSTGFAALGNSKGLFGYNRATNVDFSITVRTADGLGSGYANPDVTDVSKLSTKASTEIAMQKALASASARALEPGKYTVILEPTASVELLQNMMRSMDARSADEGRSFLSKKGGGTRLNEKLFDERVNIISDPMNAELPLSPFGGGGGGGGGGGRFGGGGSDGLPQEKRTWIENGVVKNMFYSRFWADKKGVAPIPAPGGFIMLGGTQSLADLIKSTDKGILVTRFWYIRAVDPQTQLYTGLTRDGTFYIENGKIKFPIKNFRFNESPVIMLNNVEALGKPVRAGGNLIPPMKIRDFTFTSLSDAV, from the coding sequence ATGGCAATCTTAACCAAAGAAGAAGCAAAAAAAATAATCGATAAGGTATTGGCTTACTCAAAAGCTGATGAGATGAGTGTCAGTTTAACGGGTGGCCGGACGGGCAACATTCGATACGCCCGTAACTCCGTATCGACCAGTGGTGAATCCGATAACCTGGCCCTAGCGGTGACGGCAGTATTTGGCAAGCGTTCCGGCACGTCGACCATCAACGAGTTTGACGATGCCTCGCTCGAAAAAACCGTTCGTCGCGCCGAAGAAATTGCTAAGCTCGCCCCTGAAAATCCGGAATACATGCCTATGCTGGGTCCACAAAAATACCTGGAGACCAGCACGTATTCGGAGAATACGGCTAAAATAGACCCCGAATTTCGGGCGAAGGCCGCTTTCGACAGCCTGGACCCCTGCCGCCAGAAAAACCTGACGGCCGCTGGCTACATGGAAGACTCGACTGGCTTTGCGGCTCTCGGCAACAGTAAAGGCCTTTTCGGCTATAACCGGGCAACAAACGTTGATTTCTCGATCACTGTCCGCACGGCTGATGGCCTCGGTTCGGGTTACGCCAATCCTGATGTTACGGACGTTAGCAAACTCAGCACGAAGGCATCCACCGAAATAGCGATGCAGAAAGCGCTGGCATCGGCCAGTGCAAGAGCGCTGGAGCCCGGCAAATACACCGTCATCCTGGAGCCTACGGCTTCGGTTGAGTTACTGCAAAACATGATGCGTAGCATGGATGCCCGTTCGGCCGACGAAGGCCGGAGCTTTCTGAGCAAAAAAGGCGGAGGCACCCGTTTGAACGAAAAACTCTTCGACGAACGGGTCAACATCATCAGCGACCCCATGAATGCTGAACTTCCCCTATCGCCCTTCGGCGGTGGAGGGGGCGGTGGCGGAGGTGGCGGCCGTTTTGGTGGGGGTGGCAGCGATGGGCTTCCACAGGAAAAAAGAACCTGGATCGAGAATGGCGTTGTCAAAAACATGTTCTATTCGCGCTTCTGGGCAGATAAAAAAGGGGTTGCGCCCATTCCGGCTCCCGGTGGCTTCATCATGCTGGGCGGTACACAGTCGCTGGCGGACCTGATCAAGAGTACCGATAAAGGTATTCTGGTAACCCGCTTCTGGTATATCCGCGCCGTCGACCCACAAACGCAGCTTTACACCGGCCTGACGCGGGATGGTACGTTCTACATCGAGAATGGCAAGATTAAGTTTCCGATCAAAAATTTCCGGTTCAACGAAAGCCCGGTCATTATGCTCAACAACGTCGAAGCGTTAGGCAAACCGGTTCGGGCTGGTGGCAATCTGATACCACCGATGAAGATTCGGGACTTTACGTTCACGAGCTTGTCGGATGCCGTATAG
- a CDS encoding TldD/PmbA family protein, translated as MNRRDFNQLLGMGTAGILLPSLPAFSRTVSPEALLEVGMDVAQKKRLADAALNAAKSKGATYSDVRIGRYLNQFVITREDKVQNIVNTESYGVGVRVIADGCWGFAAVVDAKNEADMARAAEKAVSIAKANARLMKEPVQLAPQKGYGEVSWKAPIKRNAFEVPIQEKVDLLLSVNSAALQNGANYVNSVMFMVNEQKYFASTDGTYADQDIHRIWPNFTVTAIDPKTGKFETRNTLSSPMGMGYDYLQVNPADKVTGITTRYNMGYDMLEDVTAAAKQARAKHSAKSVEAGKYDLVLDPSHLWLTIHESVGHPLELDRVLGYEANFAGTSFATLDKWQSKNFNYGSKQVNLIADKTQVGSLGAVGYDDEGVKTKKWDLVKEGTLVNYQAIRDQVHIIGEKESQGCCYADSWSSVQFQRMANVSLAAGKTPLSVQEMIKDVKKGIYIIGDGSFSIDQQRYNFQFGGQLFYEIKDGQITGMLKDVAYQSNTQEFWNSCAQVCDERDYRLGGSFFDGKGQPSQSSAVSHGSSTARFNGVNVINTARKI; from the coding sequence ATGAACCGTCGAGATTTTAACCAACTTTTAGGCATGGGAACCGCTGGTATCCTGTTGCCTAGTTTGCCCGCCTTTTCGCGTACCGTTAGTCCTGAAGCCCTGCTGGAAGTAGGTATGGATGTTGCTCAGAAGAAGCGCTTAGCCGATGCGGCCCTCAACGCAGCCAAAAGCAAAGGAGCCACTTATTCCGATGTGCGCATTGGCCGCTATCTCAACCAATTCGTCATTACACGGGAAGATAAAGTGCAGAACATCGTCAACACCGAATCCTATGGCGTTGGCGTTCGCGTTATTGCCGATGGCTGCTGGGGCTTTGCGGCCGTTGTCGATGCAAAAAACGAGGCTGATATGGCAAGAGCCGCCGAAAAAGCCGTGTCCATCGCCAAAGCCAATGCGCGTCTGATGAAGGAACCCGTACAATTAGCGCCCCAAAAAGGATACGGCGAAGTTTCCTGGAAAGCGCCTATCAAACGTAACGCCTTTGAAGTGCCCATTCAGGAGAAAGTCGATTTACTCCTTTCCGTGAATAGTGCGGCTTTGCAAAATGGGGCCAACTACGTGAATTCGGTGATGTTCATGGTGAACGAACAAAAATACTTTGCCTCCACCGACGGTACGTATGCCGATCAGGACATTCACCGCATTTGGCCCAACTTCACTGTGACAGCCATTGACCCAAAGACCGGTAAGTTTGAAACCCGAAATACCCTAAGTTCACCGATGGGTATGGGTTACGACTATCTGCAGGTTAACCCGGCCGATAAAGTAACGGGAATTACGACCCGCTACAACATGGGCTACGACATGCTGGAAGATGTAACGGCGGCTGCCAAACAGGCGCGCGCCAAGCATTCGGCCAAGTCGGTAGAGGCTGGCAAGTATGATCTTGTCCTCGACCCATCACACCTCTGGCTTACCATTCACGAATCAGTGGGCCACCCGCTCGAACTGGATCGGGTACTGGGTTATGAAGCCAACTTTGCCGGAACCAGTTTCGCAACCCTCGACAAATGGCAGTCCAAGAATTTCAACTACGGCAGCAAGCAGGTCAATCTGATTGCTGATAAAACGCAGGTTGGGTCATTGGGCGCGGTTGGTTATGACGATGAGGGCGTAAAAACCAAGAAGTGGGATCTGGTGAAAGAGGGTACACTGGTGAATTACCAGGCGATCCGCGATCAGGTTCATATTATTGGCGAGAAAGAATCGCAGGGTTGCTGCTATGCCGATAGCTGGAGCTCGGTGCAGTTTCAGCGCATGGCCAATGTATCGCTGGCGGCTGGCAAAACGCCGTTGTCCGTTCAGGAAATGATCAAGGATGTGAAAAAAGGCATCTACATCATCGGCGATGGTTCCTTCTCCATCGACCAGCAACGCTATAACTTCCAGTTTGGCGGTCAGTTGTTTTACGAAATCAAAGATGGTCAGATAACCGGCATGTTGAAAGACGTGGCTTATCAGTCCAATACACAGGAATTCTGGAATTCGTGTGCACAGGTTTGCGACGAACGCGACTATCGCCTGGGCGGCTCCTTCTTCGACGGAAAAGGCCAACCCTCCCAATCGAGTGCTGTTTCGCACGGTAGCAGCACGGCCCGTTTCAACGGCGTCAATGTGATCAATACAGCCCGGAAGATTTAA
- a CDS encoding TldD/PmbA family protein yields the protein MAIILTEAEAKALLTKVLSYSKADECEVNLLGEERGNLRYARNEVSTSGSLINQNLQVQSAFGKKVGVATIDEFDDASLEKVVRRAEELAKLAPENPEYIGLLGPQQYQKSTGFFDSTAKVTPDTRAEVVAKSLELSRAQNLAAAGFLQDNYGYSAMMNSKGLFAYYPSTNVNFSLTVRTNDGKGSGYVARGYSDFSKLDTAAATRIAIQKAKGSAEARAIEPGKYTVILEPTAAVVLLENIFYNMDARSADEGRSYFSKSGGKSRLGDKIVDERVTIYSDPTNPELPASPWSGDGRPQEKTMWIEKGVVKNLAYSRYWAQKQGKKATPFPNNFIMLGGSASLEDMIKSTQRGILVTKLWYIREVDPQTILLTGLTRDGTFYIENGKIKHPVKNFRFNESPVIMLNNLESLGKPERVVSTESDQNYLIPPMKIREFTFTSLSDAV from the coding sequence ATGGCTATCATACTCACTGAAGCAGAAGCAAAAGCACTGCTCACGAAAGTTCTCAGTTACTCAAAAGCCGACGAATGTGAGGTTAACCTACTTGGCGAAGAGCGAGGTAATCTGCGCTATGCTCGTAACGAAGTATCGACCAGTGGCTCACTAATCAATCAGAACCTGCAGGTACAATCAGCTTTTGGCAAAAAAGTTGGTGTCGCCACAATTGATGAGTTCGATGACGCATCGCTCGAAAAAGTAGTTCGCCGGGCCGAAGAACTAGCTAAACTGGCTCCCGAAAACCCTGAATACATAGGCCTCCTGGGACCACAGCAATACCAAAAGTCGACTGGTTTTTTCGATTCGACCGCCAAGGTCACGCCTGATACGCGAGCCGAAGTTGTGGCGAAAAGTCTCGAATTATCCCGCGCGCAGAATCTGGCAGCCGCTGGTTTTCTGCAGGATAATTATGGGTATTCGGCCATGATGAACTCGAAAGGCCTGTTTGCCTACTACCCCAGCACCAACGTAAACTTCTCATTGACCGTCCGCACGAACGACGGGAAAGGCTCGGGTTATGTAGCGCGTGGCTATAGCGATTTCAGCAAACTGGATACGGCCGCTGCCACCCGAATCGCGATTCAGAAAGCAAAAGGATCGGCCGAAGCGCGGGCCATTGAACCCGGCAAATACACGGTAATCCTGGAACCGACAGCGGCTGTCGTTCTGCTCGAAAACATCTTCTACAACATGGATGCCCGCTCGGCCGATGAAGGTCGGTCGTACTTCAGTAAGTCTGGCGGCAAATCACGTTTGGGCGACAAAATTGTAGACGAGCGCGTCACCATTTACTCCGATCCAACCAACCCGGAGTTGCCCGCTTCGCCCTGGTCGGGCGATGGACGGCCGCAGGAAAAAACGATGTGGATTGAAAAAGGCGTTGTTAAGAACCTGGCGTACTCGCGTTATTGGGCACAGAAGCAGGGCAAGAAAGCCACACCGTTTCCCAACAACTTCATTATGCTGGGTGGATCGGCTTCGCTGGAAGACATGATCAAAAGCACCCAACGCGGGATTCTGGTTACGAAACTCTGGTATATTCGGGAAGTTGACCCGCAAACCATTTTGCTGACCGGTCTCACCCGCGATGGGACTTTTTACATTGAAAATGGTAAGATCAAGCATCCGGTCAAGAACTTTCGGTTCAACGAGAGCCCGGTGATTATGCTGAACAACCTGGAGTCATTAGGGAAACCTGAGCGTGTTGTCAGCACGGAATCGGACCAGAACTACCTGATTCCGCCCATGAAGATTCGGGAGTTTACGTTTACGAGTTTGTCAGACGCGGTGTAA
- a CDS encoding Uma2 family endonuclease gives MLDTRVADLLEAPDAKLVIERAQAILADEAQRRRAFREWLRDDIKAEFINGEVIMHSPVKRRHLDASKYLENLLQNFVLLKNLGVVDSEKALIGLTRNDYEPDVYYWNSETSHSFEDDQMEHPAPDLIVEILSKSTTGRNRGVKFEDYAAHGIQEYWIIDPVRKSVEQYQLDEGTMAFASVAVLYINDTLSAITVPGFQIPVLAIFDKQTNLDTLRALLTKPD, from the coding sequence ATGCTTGACACCCGTGTTGCTGACCTTTTGGAAGCCCCCGATGCCAAATTAGTCATTGAACGAGCACAGGCTATTCTGGCCGATGAAGCCCAACGTCGTCGGGCGTTTCGGGAGTGGCTGCGCGATGATATCAAAGCCGAGTTTATTAATGGTGAAGTCATTATGCACTCGCCCGTTAAGCGTCGGCACTTGGATGCCTCCAAATATCTTGAAAACCTGCTTCAGAATTTTGTTCTTTTAAAGAACCTGGGCGTCGTCGACTCAGAGAAAGCCCTTATTGGCCTGACTCGCAATGACTACGAACCAGATGTTTACTACTGGAATAGTGAAACATCCCATTCATTTGAGGATGATCAGATGGAGCATCCAGCGCCCGATCTGATCGTTGAAATTCTGTCCAAAAGCACCACAGGCCGGAATAGGGGCGTTAAGTTCGAAGATTATGCCGCTCATGGTATTCAGGAATACTGGATTATTGACCCCGTTCGTAAATCGGTGGAGCAGTATCAGTTAGACGAGGGAACGATGGCATTTGCTTCTGTAGCCGTCCTGTACATAAATGATACGCTGAGTGCCATAACCGTACCTGGGTTTCAGATTCCAGTTCTGGCCATTTTCGATAAGCAAACGAATCTGGATACCCTGCGAGCGCTCCTGACAAAACCCGACTGA